One region of Lytechinus pictus isolate F3 Inbred chromosome 8, Lp3.0, whole genome shotgun sequence genomic DNA includes:
- the LOC129267091 gene encoding E3 ubiquitin-protein ligase TRIM33-like has product MATLEHTVSRGLQCPVCLSLLNDPKQLSCTHTFCQKCIRDIIACSLQNNNLTCPLCRIKTNVADGNVANLKTNVPVKSLVDDVRNSKQLCDMCDEQSRAAHFCCDCGKNMCNACLQAHNTWKPHLKHKVVSVEDIREGRVVLKKKIYCQEEVHQSEEYECSDVCTTCKKLICMRCRMLYHEKTGHDVKDLREYNSSFKKSSELLQGQGKTKATTVKNHMTCIDNQIKRVNDHIDAENAKLDKICEEAIKKIKERNATLKKQLEDQREELCKSLNDMNIDDERLVKSIESARELVSNTLKAPLEGDVVAIRDSLSSELKNVLDRDDPKKKAAIDIGDHAEKLTFSPSCNPDALSMGELRIVNCEPAKCNVLLTKKDSMNGMVTSKNGIVAVGSRFGGIEIYSADGQLQKTVIKDLGIHGIAFLSDGRYVVLHYDNKISLYTSDEEKQDVSFDTLGKSEGGIGDLTVDSNDLIYVSYRKAKKIQVFSPSGGKAIREIPCDGYEPMQITSYGDSLIVKQFKNAIIRIDEKGGVIHELTKPGDNNLFADVSKDNTILIASVRYEKGLLNIDEYTGELKHIKTLISDCKIEKPERQWYYLRQFQSGKIAFCTPDRLYIFNLVTNKVNS; this is encoded by the coding sequence atggcGACACTTGAGCATACTGTTTCACGAGGTTTACAGTGTCCAGTTTGTTTGAGTTTGCTAAATGATCCCAAACAACTATCATGTACACATACgttttgtcaaaaatgtatCCGAGATATTATAGCGTGCTCCTTACAGAATAATAATTTAACTTGTCCATTATGTAGAATCAAAACAAATGTCGCGGATGGAAATGTTGCCAATCTTAAAACTAATGTACCTGTGAAGTCACTTGTTGATGACGTCAGGAATAGTAAACAGCTCTGTGACATGTGTGACGAGCAATCAAGAGCCGCACACTTCTGTTGCGATTGTGGTAAGAACATGTGTAACGCATGTCTGCAAGCTCACAACACATGGAAACCACATCTTAAACATAAAGTAGTGAGCGTTGAAGACATCAGAGAGGGTAGGGTAGTCTTAAAGAAAAAGATTTACTGTCAAGAAGAAGTACACCAATCAGAAGAGTACGAATGCTCTGATGTATGCACGACATGTAAGAAGCTCATTTGTATGAGATGTCGCATGCTCTACCACGAGAAAACAGGCCACGATGTTAAAGATTTAAGAGAGTACAATTCGTCTTTCAAGAAGAGCTCTGAATTACTTCAGGGTCAAGGAAAGACAAAAGCTACAACAGTCAAGAATCATATGACGTGTATTGATAATCAAATTAAACGTGTCAATGATCACATTGATGCGGAAAATGCGAAGCTTGACAAGATTTGTGAAGAAgctatcaagaaaataaaagagaggaATGCTACCTTGAAAAAGCAACTAGAAGATCAGAGAGAAGAATTATGCAAGAGTTTAAATGATATGAACATTGATGATGAGAGGTTGGTTAAGAGTATTGAGAGTGCGAGAGAATTGGTGAGTAATACTTTGAAAGCCCCACTAGAAGGAGACGTTGTAGCAATTCGTGATTCATTGTCTAGTGAATTGAAGAATGTATTAGACAGAGATGATCCAAAGAAAAAGGCTGCTATTGATATAGGTGATCATGCAGAGAAACTGACTTTTTCACCGAGCTGCAATCCTGATGCATTATCAATGGGGGAACTGAGGATTGTGAATTGCGAGCCCGCGAAATGCAATGTATTACTCACAAAGAAAGATAGTATGAATGGCATGGTGACTTCAAAGAATGGCATAGTTGCTGTTGGATCAAGATTTGGAGGAATCGAAATCTACTCTGCTGATGGTCAGCTACAGAAGACAGTCATTAAAGATTTAGGGATACATGGAATAGCATTCCTCTCTGATGGTCGTTATGTTGTACTTCATTACGATAATAAGATATCACTGTACACATCAGATGAAGAGAAGCAGGATGTATCATTCGATACTCTAGGTAAGAGTGAAGGTGGGATAGGTGATCTCACTGTAGACAGCAATGATCTGATCTATGTTAGCTACAGGAAAGCTAAGAAGATCCAGGTATTCTCACCATCAGGTGGGAAGGCTATCAGGGAGATACCATGCGATGGGTATGAACCTATGCAAATCACGAGCTATGGTGATTCATTAATCGTTAAGCAGTTTAAGAATGCAATAATACGTATTGATGAAAAGGGTGGTGTAATTCATGAATTAACGAAACCAGGGGATAATAACCTCTTTGCTGATGTGAGTAAAGACAATACAATCCTAATCGCCTCTGTAAGATACGAGAAAGGTCTGCTCAATATCGATGAGTACACCGGTGAGCTGAAACACATCAAGACTCTTATTTCTGATTGCAAGATTGAGAAACCGGAGAGGCAGTGGTATTACCTAAGACAGTTTCAATCTGGAAAGATAGCTTTCTGTACACCGGATAGGCTCTATATATTCAATCTAGTGACTAATAAAGTTAACTCGTAA
- the LOC129266754 gene encoding uncharacterized protein LOC129266754 — MATLEHTVSRGLQCPVCLSLLNDPKQLSCTHTFCQKCIRDILACSLQNSTVTCPLCRIKTNVADGNVANLKTNVHVKSLVDDVRKSKQLCDMCDEQSRAAHFCCDCGKNMCNACLQAHNTWKPHLKHEVVSVEDIREGRVVLKKKVYCQEEVHQSEEYECSDVCTTCKKLICMRCRMLYHEKTGHDVQDLREYNSSFTESSELLQGQGKTKATTVKNHMKCIDNQIKRVDDHIDAENAKLDKICEEAIKKIKERNATLKKQLEDQREKLCKSLNDMNIDDKRLVKSIESASELLSNTLKAPLEGDVVAIRDSLSGELKNVLDRDDPKVKVAIDVGDHAEELTFTPSCDPDTLSMGELRFVKCKPKCNAALSKNDAMNGIAATNNGMVAVGYSTGGIDILSADGQLQKTVIKNVKIREVGFLSDGRYCVRDAHNKISLYTSDEEKQDVTFDTIGDSQGGFGGLTVDSNDLIYVSYRKAKKIQVFSPSGGKAIREIPCDWYGPAQITSYGDSLIVKQFMNEIIRIDGKGGVMHKLTKPGDNSLFADVSKDNTILIAHVRHEEGLLNIDEYTGELKHIKTLISDYNIEKPERQWYYLRQFQSGEIAFCTPDRLYVINLVTSEVTS, encoded by the coding sequence ATGGCGACACTTGAGCATACCGTTTCGCGCGGTTTACAGTGTCCAGTTTGTTTGAGTTTGCTAAATGATCCCAAACAACTATCATGTACACATACgttttgtcaaaaatgtatCCGAGATATTCTAGCGTGCTCTTTACAGAATAGTACTGTAACTTGTCCATTATGTAGAATCAAAACAAATGTCGCGGATGGAAATGTTGCCAATCTTAAAACTAATGTACATGTTAAGTCACTTGTTGATGACGTCAGGAAAAGCAAACAACTATGTGACATGTGTGACGAGCAATCAAGAGCCGCACACTTCTGTTGCGATTGTGGTAAGAACATGTGTAACGCATGTCTGCAAGCTCATAACACATGGAAACCACATCTTAAACATGAAGTAGTGAGCGTTGAAGACATCAGAGAGGGTAGGGTAGTCTTAAAGAAAAAGGTTTACTGTCAAGAAGAAGTACACCAATCAGAAGAGTACGAATGCTCTGATGTATGCACGACATGTAAGAAGCTTATTTGTATGAGATGTCGCATGCTCTACCACGAGAAAACAGGCCACGATGTGCAAGACTTAAGAGAGTACAATTCGTCTTTCACAGAGAGTTCTGAATTACTTCAGGGTCAAGGAAAGACAAAAGCTACAACAGTCAAGAATCATATGAAGTGTATTGATAATCAAATTAAACGTGTCGATGATCACATTGATGCGGAAAATGCGAAGCTTGACAAGATTTGTGAAGAAgctatcaagaaaataaaagagaggaATGCTACCTTGAAAAAGCAACTAGAAGATCAGAGAGAAAAATTATGCAAGAGTTTAAATGATATGAACATTGATGATAAGAGGTTGGTTAAGAGTATTGAGAGTGCGAGTGAATTGCTGAGTAATACTTTGAAAGCCCCACTAGAAGGAGATGTTGTAGCAATACGTGATTCATTGTCTGGTGAATTGAAGAATGTATTAGATAGAGATGATCCAAAGGTAAAGGTTGCTATTGATGTAGGTGATCATGCAGAGGAACTGACGTTTACACCAAGTTGCGATCCTGATACATTATCAATGGGGGAACTGAGGTTTGTGAAATGTAAGCCGAAATGCAATGCAGCACTCTCAAAGAATGACGCTATGAATGGCATAGCTGCTACCAATAATGGTATGGTGGCAGTTGGTTATAGTACAGGAGGGATCGATATATTATCTGCTGATGGTCAGCTGCAGAAGACAGtcataaaaaatgtaaagaTACGTGAAGTAGGATTCCTCTCTGATGGCCGTTATTGTGTACGTGATGCACATAATAAGATATCACTGTACACATCAGATGAAGAGAAGCAGGATGTGACATTTGATACTATAGGAGATAGTCAAGGTGGGTTTGGTGGTCTCACTGTAGACAGCAATGATCTGATCTATGTTAGCTACAGGAAAGCTAAGAAGATCCAGGTATTCTCACCATCAGGTGGGAAGGCTATCAGGGAGATACCATGCGATTGGTATGGACCTGCACAAATCACAAGTTATGGTGATTCGTTGATCGTCAAGCAgtttatgaatgaaataatacGTATTGATGGAAAGGGTGGTGTAATGCATAAATTAACGAAACCAGGGGATAATAGCCTCTTTGCTGATGTGAGTAAAGACAATACAATCCTGATTGCCCATGTAAGACACGAGGAAGGTCTGCTCAATATTGATGAGTATACCGGTGAGCTGAAACACATCAAGACTCttatatctgattacaatattgaGAAACCGGAAAGGCAATGGTATTACCTTAGACAGTTTCAATCAGGAGAGATAGCTTTCTGTACACCGGATAGGCTCTATGTAATCAACCTAGTTACTAGTGAAGTTACCTCGTAA